In Corylus avellana chromosome ca8, CavTom2PMs-1.0, the genomic stretch acATGATGCAGCCACTGCTTGTTACGGAAGCGATGCGGCGCAGTTCCCGTCGAGCAACCTATTCGGAGCGGCTGGGGAGGGGATATGGGACAACGGTGCCGCCTGCGGGAGACAGTATATGGTCCGGTGCATAAGCGCGGCTGTCCCTGGAACTTGCATAGTAGGCCAGACCATTCAAATAAGGATCGTTGATCGTGCACTTGATTCGGTGTCTAGGCCTTCCAGGGATGGTACTTCCATGGTTCTTTCCACGACTGCTTTTGGGACCATTGCCAACCCTTCGGCTGCATCTATTAACATAGAATTCCAACTGTGagtctcttctttttttctttttctttttctttttcttttttttttctttttttttggtgggttatTGTGATATCAGTTGATTGATGGTAAACTTCTCCATgcttaattaaatcaaattacgGAATAGTATTTTGTCCAGTGAGATGGAAACATGCAGTTGCATTATTTCTTTACATGCTAGTGTAATTTTTCAGAAGAAGATGAATGAACATATATGAGAAACATATGATATATTATCATGATGATATACTTCAAAAGGGAGGGAAGTGGGGGTTTGTTGTTCTTCGTTAATGTTAAAAGTATATAAAACTATAAAGAGAGAAAGCATGAAATAAAgtcacaaataaattaattaaggtgATTCGGCTTGTAGTTTACCTCTACCCATTAAAGCCTTTTtggctacattttttttttttttaatcacttgagagaaattgtacaataaaatgacctatttatagttgaatgaagtcagaaatacaataattacaaaatcaatatataacatatgagaattataagaataattaaaaagtgaaagctACATATATAATCAATATGTACATTATAAGAGTgaataatacattaatttaattcaaaacaactatTGTACGTTGTTTTTGGATGTCTCAATATTTAGACtgagattttttgtttggatatgCAGGGTTTGAAGGGGATATACTTTATTGATTTGTCAAGTGATGGAGCTCATGAACATCATTTTTCTTCTAGAATTTTGATAGGAAAGTCAACGTGTTTGGTTGATTAGGCCTATATTTTAGTccatgatttatatatatatatatatatatatatatatatatatatatgaagttgaATTGTATGATCGGTTCTCTTTATTCTTCTAGAGAATCGAACTTATATATCGTGCAAATTGAAACAATACTTTTCCTCTCTGCaatgttatcaaaaaaaaaaaaaacaaaaagaaaaaaaaagaaagtcctGATCGCTCTCTGCaatgttatcaaaaaaaaaaaaaaacaaaaagaaaaaaaaagaaagtcctGATCGCTCAAGGCTCAAGTTGCCATACAAGTTTCTGGAAGGAGGATCCCCTTAATCAGGGTGctcaattttattgaaattcggaTACCTACCAAGGAGTTGTAGAAGTGCAAAGagatatatgttatttttatagattgagttgTTCTTCCAACTTAACTCAAATCACAACTCAAATAGTATGACTGTGAGATTGAGAGattcattattatttatagTAACAAGTTTTACATAACAACCATCTAGGGCGGTGGTTGAATGACTCAGTAAAATCTTTAAACTGGTTAGGTACGTAGCTACAATTGGAGCCCCTGAAGctaaaaaaactctcaatttaatatataatatttaatgaaaaattttaatgcaAGGACGATTGCGAAAGTAATGAAAATTTAGGAGAGTTTAGTAAAGTTTAGTAAAgtttcctcttattttttttaatatatactaaTTTAATTTCCTTGTTTCCTACGTGTGTATTTGGCAGGGCTTATATAGGATTTGTTTGGCAATACttcttaaaatgtgttttttacttcttctttttgaggtgcgatataaaagtaaaaatagtttcaagtattttataattgttttaatgtttcaagttatttgttaatattttaactttttctctaaaaaaaacctaaaaaacgGTGCCACATGCTCTATAATCCTTTTGCGCATATCTCCTCGacgagtaattttagaagtcgcATCTTGTGAATGTCCTTCTAAAAATgaggtgtcttttaaaatcatcatttgatcaaaattcaataatgatcaatcacaagtccagTAATGGTTTTAAGAACCATATCATTCTTAGAGGGACAAAAGAGAGACACACTCTTCCTTGACGTCTACGAAGGACTCGTCTATAAACATCCTATTACGTGCATATTGGATTATTGCTGgaaaaatgaaagacaaaataaaCAGATCCAGAGAAGGCATGATTGAAGCCGCTGATTGtgataatacaaacaaaacaaagactATAAGTTCACTTACACTCTAAAAAGAACCCTCAGCATTTTCCTCAAAAATTCCCTCCCTTTCTTTGCGGGAATGGCTAACTCTCACTGGCTGTTTCTATTGCTCCTAGTACAGATCTATCATGTCTCCCATGCTGATGTTGGCACAGCTGCTCACTACAGGCCCCCATATTTACGTAAGTGCCACTGCATAAAATGTGGCTCCAAAAATAACTTCCATAACTGTAATTTGAAAACTTTGAAAGATATTGTTTTCCTTT encodes the following:
- the LOC132190732 gene encoding EG45-like domain containing protein — encoded protein: MSNSHRLFLFLLVQILHVSYADVGTASHYRPPYLPTACYGSDAAQFPSSNLFGAAGEGIWDNGAACGRQYMVRCISAAVPGTCIVGQTIQIRIVDRALDSVSRPSRDGTSMVLSTTAFGTIANPSAASINIEFQLV